CGTCGGGAATCCCAGCGTGTTGCAGGATCGGATTTACCCAATTCTTCAGCGCGTAGAACGAGACCACGGCGGCATCGAGTGCGAAGTTCGAGGACTCGTTGAATTCTTTCCCAACACCGAACACCGCCATGATCCCGTCTCCCGTGTTTTTTTCGATGTAACCACCATGATCATACACGATCTGCATCATCGTGGGTATGACGAGGTTCAGCATGAACAACGTGCGTTTCAATCCGTCGCTGTCGCTGACGCTCGTTCTTTTGGTGAATCCGCGGATATCGAAAAACGAAATAGCAGCTTTGACTTCACGTCCGGTGCCGATGGTCAGATCGTCTAGCGCTGGCGCGACCCTACCGCCGGAAACATTCTCAAGCCGCTCAGCCCCTTGGGTGGCGAAACTCAAGACATTGGCCTTTAGCTTCGCAACGTAAGATTGGTTCCATTTTGGCATAACTAACGGCGATGCCAGAGGACGAACCCGATCAACGCGGCGATCAGCGGTAGCTGGATGAAGACGGTGATTCGGATTGATGCGCGCATAAGCCGGAACTTACTCGACAGGCCTTTTGCAAGGACGTGAGCCTGTCGCGATAGGTCTTCGGACAGCTTCGCCTGATCGTAGGTATCCACCTGCTGCTTGTAATCCTCTGCTGAAGCGTGCTCGGCGACGTCTCCGTAGAATACGATGGAATGGTATAAGCCCGGTTTTCGGGGCGATTTGATATATGGAATAATAACGAGAAGCACGCATGCGAGCGACGCGATGGAGGCAAGGCATGTTGCGCCGACGATGATCAAGAACGCTACTCGAGCATGCAGACCCGCCGCTGATTGCATGATTGCATCGATCGCCCCGAGTTGAAGTAGCACCGCGCCGAGTGCGAACGTGTTGTATGCGATAAGGAACGCAGCCTTGTTGTTGGTGGATCCGAAATAGACGTCGTAGCGTCCAATAATTTTCCAAAGAGAGTCTTCTGGTTTGGTCATGCCGCGAGTGGGCGGTCAGTAACAAAGTCGGCACTGAGCGCTGAGGCTGTCAGGACATTGCAATTTGCAGCGGTAGTCAATGTGCCATCTGACACCGGCACCCGGGTTATGCCCGGCTCCCAGCCTGACGCACTGTATTCATCGAAGCTCGAAGACCTCACAGGCCTCGGCTATACCGACGGCGCCGCCAGTCGCCGTGAGGGCACGACGCCTCCCGAAGGAAAACTGAGCACGAGTGTCACCCGCCCAAACTGTGGCGGAATTGGGTTACCCCCGGATGCTCGCTACGACGATCGGATTGCACCGCACCTGAATAGCTAACCATTCTGTCGCGTGGAGTGGTTCGATTATTCACCAACGCGAAGCTCTATCATCCCGTTCGGCATCGGTCCGAACGGCCTTTCATATTCGGTCGATGAGGTCCCCCGTGGGCACAAGTGCGGATGCGTCTGTCCCGACTGCGGAAACCCGTTGAATGCTCGGCAGGGCGACACCAATCGCCATCACTTCGCGCACCAAAGTATGCTGGAGTGCCGGCACTCGCTGGAGGCGTCGCTGTATCACATGACGCTTCAGTTGATGTGCGCAGCTGGATCTCAACTGCAAATGCCTGGACTCTACCTTCGACACGACTGGTGCGATCAATTCGGCCTGGATCTCAAGAATCCCAACACGAAGAAGTTTCTCGAAAAAACAGATTGGGTGATCGAACCGGAGCAAACAGGACCCAATGAGACCTTCACTAGCTCGAACAAGTCCATCCACGATTCGTCCTGGTCCGCTCCGGATCTGGTGAGCGCCGACGGATCCATTGAGATCCATCTGCTCTCCTACCGAAAACGATGGGATGATCGGCCTCAGATTCCTCCTTCAACGACCAAACGAATCGTCGCCATCAACCTGAACGCCTACGCTCGCAGCTGGTGGGAGACCTGTGACCCAGAGCTATCGGCAAGGATCGATCGGGTGGGAACCAACAAAAAGCAGCTGGCCCGGTGGCTTTCGACCAACCGCTACAGCTACCGCGGATTCCTCCACCATCC
This portion of the Actomonas aquatica genome encodes:
- a CDS encoding adenylate/guanylate cyclase domain-containing protein, whose amino-acid sequence is MSFATQGAERLENVSGGRVAPALDDLTIGTGREVKAAISFFDIRGFTKRTSVSDSDGLKRTLFMLNLVIPTMMQIVYDHGGYIEKNTGDGIMAVFGVGKEFNESSNFALDAAVVSFYALKNWVNPILQHAGIPDVEARIGIDAGTLLLSRIGMASGSAAHQRNFLTAIGPAANIASKLQGKAGTNEIWVSALIKSNAHDWRQAFFKRKDEGDTEWTWVHKGTNNRYTYWHYNATRSAPDC
- a CDS encoding Pycsar system effector family protein translates to MTKPEDSLWKIIGRYDVYFGSTNNKAAFLIAYNTFALGAVLLQLGAIDAIMQSAAGLHARVAFLIIVGATCLASIASLACVLLVIIPYIKSPRKPGLYHSIVFYGDVAEHASAEDYKQQVDTYDQAKLSEDLSRQAHVLAKGLSSKFRLMRASIRITVFIQLPLIAALIGFVLWHRR